The Pan troglodytes isolate AG18354 chromosome 1, NHGRI_mPanTro3-v2.0_pri, whole genome shotgun sequence genome includes a region encoding these proteins:
- the LOC104004104 gene encoding protein RoBo-1-like isoform X1 — protein MSLSSSLKSLLTICVLAAFVSSTVVENYKCAQCELEECNNGNKKTCDSSHGCFSEKRELNATGQRPLSILLRKGCSSSKCDPKAFSVTLGDKHTFGYGYQCCQAEGCNKADFQVARKSSEPNGITCPACYNDQGFTCQPTDLACKGEEKKCLEFVGTVNGAQPVFGMGCATETACNLKDMKVTNDVRIHTYCVGSSSGSPQLISIISSILTALFLLKVLL, from the exons ATGTCCCTGTCCTCCAGCCTGAAGAGTCTCCTCACCATCTGTGTCCTCGCTGCTTTTGTTTCCAGCACTGTGG taGAGAATTACAAATGTGCACAATGTGAACTTGAAGAGTGTAACAATGGCAATAAGAAAACTTGTGATTCCTCTCACGGCTGCTTCAGTGAAAAGAGAGAACTTAATGCGACAG GGCAGCGGCCCCTGAGTATCCTTCTGAGGAAAGGCTGTTCTTCAAGCAAGTGTGATCCAAAGGCCTTCTCAGTCACACTGGGAGATAAGCACACATTTGGGTATGGCTATCAATGCTGCCAAGCTGAAGGGTGTAACAAAGCGGACTTCCAAG TGGCTCGGAAGTCCTCAGAGCCCAATGGCATTACCTGTCCTGCCTGCTACAATGACCAGGGTTTTACCTGCCAACCAACTGACCTCGCCTGTAAAGGGGAAGAGAAAAAGTGTCTTGAGTTTGTAGGCACAG TTAATGGTGCCCAACCAGTATTTGGTATGGGTTGTGCAACTGAAACTGCTTGCAACTTGAAGGATATGAAAGTGACAAATGATGTAAGAATCCATACCTACTGTGTGGGCAGCAGTAGTGGAAGCCCCCAGCTGATATCCATCATCTCATCAATTCTGACTGCTCTCTTTCTGCTGAAAGTCTTGCTTTGA
- the LOC104004104 gene encoding protein RoBo-1-like isoform X2, whose amino-acid sequence MSLSSSLKSLLTICVLAAFVSSTVENYKCAQCELEECNNGNKKTCDSSHGCFSEKRELNATGQRPLSILLRKGCSSSKCDPKAFSVTLGDKHTFGYGYQCCQAEGCNKADFQVARKSSEPNGITCPACYNDQGFTCQPTDLACKGEEKKCLEFVGTVNGAQPVFGMGCATETACNLKDMKVTNDVRIHTYCVGSSSGSPQLISIISSILTALFLLKVLL is encoded by the exons ATGTCCCTGTCCTCCAGCCTGAAGAGTCTCCTCACCATCTGTGTCCTCGCTGCTTTTGTTTCCAGCACTGTGG AGAATTACAAATGTGCACAATGTGAACTTGAAGAGTGTAACAATGGCAATAAGAAAACTTGTGATTCCTCTCACGGCTGCTTCAGTGAAAAGAGAGAACTTAATGCGACAG GGCAGCGGCCCCTGAGTATCCTTCTGAGGAAAGGCTGTTCTTCAAGCAAGTGTGATCCAAAGGCCTTCTCAGTCACACTGGGAGATAAGCACACATTTGGGTATGGCTATCAATGCTGCCAAGCTGAAGGGTGTAACAAAGCGGACTTCCAAG TGGCTCGGAAGTCCTCAGAGCCCAATGGCATTACCTGTCCTGCCTGCTACAATGACCAGGGTTTTACCTGCCAACCAACTGACCTCGCCTGTAAAGGGGAAGAGAAAAAGTGTCTTGAGTTTGTAGGCACAG TTAATGGTGCCCAACCAGTATTTGGTATGGGTTGTGCAACTGAAACTGCTTGCAACTTGAAGGATATGAAAGTGACAAATGATGTAAGAATCCATACCTACTGTGTGGGCAGCAGTAGTGGAAGCCCCCAGCTGATATCCATCATCTCATCAATTCTGACTGCTCTCTTTCTGCTGAAAGTCTTGCTTTGA